In Bacillus sp. NP247, one DNA window encodes the following:
- the rbsB gene encoding ribose ABC transporter substrate-binding protein RbsB yields MKKYLMILVACIMVVTAGCSMEPPDWAKDSSDKGRNKTIKVGFSVSTLNNPFFVTLKKGAEKKAKDSGIELIAVDAQNDAAKQTNDVEDLIQKGVDVVVINPTDSDAVASAVSAANAANVPVITVDRVANSGKVVSHIASNNVEGGQMASDYIRELVGEGTNVAELEGIPGSSAARERGKGFHNVADKSLKVVAKQAADFDRAKGLSVMENILQANSDIKAVFAHNDEMALGALEALKSAGKTDVVVVGFDATDDAVKAVKDGRMAATVAQKPELIGEKAMETAKEITQGKKVDKFIPIELELIKKK; encoded by the coding sequence ATGAAAAAATACTTAATGATACTCGTTGCATGCATCATGGTAGTTACTGCTGGCTGTTCAATGGAACCACCAGATTGGGCAAAGGATTCTAGCGATAAAGGTCGAAATAAAACTATTAAAGTTGGATTTTCTGTTTCAACTTTAAATAATCCATTTTTCGTCACGTTGAAAAAAGGTGCAGAAAAGAAAGCGAAAGATAGCGGCATTGAATTAATTGCTGTTGATGCACAAAATGATGCAGCGAAGCAAACAAACGATGTTGAAGATTTAATTCAAAAAGGTGTCGATGTAGTTGTTATTAATCCAACCGACTCAGATGCTGTTGCTTCAGCGGTAAGTGCAGCCAATGCAGCCAATGTTCCTGTTATTACAGTAGACCGAGTTGCAAATTCAGGTAAAGTTGTTTCTCACATAGCTTCCAACAATGTTGAAGGTGGTCAAATGGCTAGTGATTACATTCGTGAATTAGTTGGCGAAGGAACAAATGTCGCTGAGTTAGAAGGAATCCCTGGATCGTCTGCTGCTCGTGAGCGTGGGAAAGGATTCCATAACGTAGCTGATAAGTCTTTAAAAGTAGTAGCAAAACAAGCAGCTGATTTCGATCGTGCAAAAGGATTATCCGTTATGGAAAATATTTTGCAAGCGAATAGCGATATAAAAGCAGTGTTTGCTCATAACGATGAAATGGCATTAGGTGCACTTGAGGCATTGAAATCTGCTGGTAAAACGGATGTAGTCGTTGTTGGGTTTGATGCAACGGACGATGCTGTAAAAGCGGTTAAAGATGGGCGCATGGCAGCAACAGTCGCTCAAAAACCGGAATTAATCGGAGAGAAGGCGATGGAAACAGCAAAAGAAATAACACAAGGTAAAAAAGTGGACAAATTTATTCCGATTGAATTAGAGCTTATTAAGAAAAAATAA
- the fsa gene encoding fructose-6-phosphate aldolase, whose amino-acid sequence MKFFIDTANINEIKEANALGVVAGVTTNPSLVAKEGVDFHERIREICSFIEGPVSAEVISLEADKMIEEGKELAKIAPNVVVKVPMTTEGLKAVKAFSDLGIRTNVTLVFSAVQALLAARAGATYVSPFLGRLDDIGHNGMDLIRQIAEIFAIHGIETEIIAASVRHSVHVTEAALNGSHIATIPANVIASLVKHPLTDQGIEKFLADWEKTQEK is encoded by the coding sequence ATGAAATTTTTTATTGATACAGCAAACATTAACGAAATTAAAGAGGCAAATGCATTAGGTGTAGTAGCTGGAGTAACGACAAATCCATCACTTGTAGCAAAAGAAGGCGTAGATTTCCATGAGCGTATTCGTGAAATTTGCAGCTTTATTGAAGGACCTGTAAGCGCAGAAGTAATTAGTTTAGAAGCTGATAAAATGATTGAAGAAGGAAAAGAATTAGCAAAAATCGCTCCAAATGTAGTCGTAAAAGTTCCAATGACAACAGAAGGTTTAAAAGCAGTAAAAGCATTCTCAGATTTAGGAATTCGTACAAATGTTACATTAGTATTCTCAGCAGTTCAAGCATTGCTTGCAGCTCGCGCTGGTGCGACATACGTTTCACCGTTCTTAGGTCGCCTAGATGATATCGGTCATAACGGTATGGACTTAATCCGCCAAATCGCAGAAATCTTTGCAATTCACGGCATTGAAACAGAAATCATTGCAGCATCTGTACGCCACAGTGTTCACGTAACAGAAGCAGCATTAAATGGTTCACATATTGCAACAATCCCAGCAAACGTAATTGCTTCATTAGTGAAGCACCCATTAACAGATCAAGGAATTGAGAAATTCTTAGCTGATTGGGAAAAAACACAAGAGAAATAA